The following proteins come from a genomic window of Scomber japonicus isolate fScoJap1 chromosome 4, fScoJap1.pri, whole genome shotgun sequence:
- the fignl2 gene encoding fidgetin-like protein 2, with amino-acid sequence MLSPIVPYSLLKMHWNPEHAQPLSQWPEQHLDVSSTTSSPAHKSEFYSGRSRSSNNYAWANDDISALTASNLLKRYAEKYSGVLDSPYDRPPTVGSYPEPGVFGGLNGPKTELEPWPLTHSTDASYSLVPPGGHDSHSGSKSVATSAGPPGVGSVSVVNSNLSDSGYSGSSSCSGSSEYPSSYNGTYLSSGYCPQTSAALPPASLHTLQSTPTLVPSYSPTTPVYNYPPSTYPPQTTLAPSYSHPSATYLPSGLPAPTPVPSRPTVVGGSYSYQSTNLGTSESGGTLKRKAFEMSVEEDEGGDSSRYRKYSYDPLKAGGHSPYSVNDKTECRGNGFSSSGSTDPQTFKSSKPSSQPLVSPQYGAAGEYSPPAGMTGENGVAEQGFTQQQQQHCSQAHKCPPLCGPTVETLKSPDPRMLDLVSGEFLDCSPALSWGELAGLTHVKAALEEDLLWPVLRPSPVMRPPRTVLLFGPRGGGKTTLTRSLATQLGASFYRLSGAMLASKGKAEAEHILGSVLQVAVARQPSVILLSQVEAMEEEGLRQTLLTTLEKAQVGTTGLVILACATGRPDLLQDAVHRSFAKRYHVGLPDVGMRRQVLLQALSPQCCSLSERELSSVLQRTEGFSVWELLQLSQQALSSASSPTGAMHGLPTASKSPAFTDFENAFCKVRPHTTTKELDTCIEWSKMYSH; translated from the exons ATGCTGAGTCCTATTGTCCCCTATA GTCTGTTAAAGATGCACTGGAACCCAGAGCATGCCCAGCCCCTCAGCCAGTGGCCTGAGCAGCACCTGGACgtctcctccaccacctcctctccGGCCCACAAGTCGGAATTCTACTCTGGCCGCAGCCGCTCCTCTAATAACTACGCTTGGGCAAATGATGACATCTCTGCCCTCACAGCCTCCAACCTGTTGAAGCGCTATGCTGAGAAGTACTCTGGTGTACTGGACTCACCATATGACCGGCCACCTACTGTGGGCAGCTACCCAGAGCCAGGAGTCTTTGGGGGCCTCAACGGCCCGAAGACTGAGCTGGAGCCGTGGCCACTGACACACAGCACTGATGCCTCCTATTCCCTAGTGCCCCCTGGAGGCCATGACAGCCACTCAGGTTCCAAGTCTGTAGCCACATCTGCGGGCCCTCCTGGGGTCGGCAGTGTGTCAGTGGTGAACAGTAACCTCTCAGACTCTGGCTATAGTGGCAGCAGCTCCTGCAGTGGCTCCAGCGAGTACCCCTCTAGCTACAATGGCACCTATCTTTCCTCAGGGTACTGTCCCCAAACCAGTGCAGCACttcctcctgcctccctccaCACCCTCCAATCCACCCCAACCCTGGTGCCCAGCTATAGCCCTACCACACCTGTCTATAACTACCCCCCCAGCACATACCCTCCCCAGACCACCCTTGCCCCCAGCTATAGCCACCCCTCTGCAACGTACCTGCCCTCGGGTCTACCAGCCCCTACTCCTGTTCCATCAAGACCCACAGTAGTAGGAGGCAGCTATAGTTACCAGAGCACCAACCTTGGGACATCTGAATCTGGAGGGAcactaaaaagaaaagcatttgaGATGAGTGTAGAAGAGGATGAGGGTGGAGATAGCTCTCGTTATAGGAAATATAGTTATGACCCCTTGAAGGCCGGGGGACACTCTCCCTACAGTGTGAATGACAAAACAGAGTGCCGGGGAAATGGCTTCAGCAGTTCAGGCAGCACAGACCCTCAAACCTTCAAGTCCAGTAAGCCCTCCTCTCAGCCCCTGGTGTCTCCTCAGTATGGGGCAGCAGGGGAGTACAGCCCTCCTGCTGGCATGACAGGGGAGAATGGAGTGGCGGAACAGGGCTTCAcccaacagcaacagcagcactgCTCCCAGGCCCACAAATGCCCTCCACTGTGTGGTCCAACAGTTGAGACTCTGAAGAGCCCAGACCCACGAATGTTGGACCTTGTTAGTGGAGAGTTTTTGGACTGTAGCCCAGCCCTAAGCTGGGGCGAGCTAGCTGGGCTCACCCATGTCAAGGCTGCCCTGGAGGAGGACCTGCTGTGGCCCGTGTTGAGGCCCAGTCCAGTGATGCGGCCACCAAGAACCGTCCTGCTGTTTGGCCCCCGGGGAGGGGGTAAGACAACCTTAACTCGGTCTTTGGCTACACAGCTGGGGGCATCCTTCTACCGGTTGAGTGGAGCGATGCTGGCATCTAAAGGGAAGGCTGAGGCAGAGCACATTCTGGGGTCAGTGTTGCAGGTGGCAGTGGCACGGCAGCCTTCAGTGATACTGCTCAGTCAGGTGGAGGCCATGGAAGAGGAAGGGCTGAGACAGACACTGCTCACCACTCTGGAGAAAGCCCAGGTGGGCACCACAGGTCTGGTGATTCTTGCATGTGCCACTGGCAGGCCAGATCTGCTGCAAGATGCAGTCCATCGGAGCTTTGCCAAGCGTTATCACGTTGGCCTGCCAGATGTGGGAATGCGTAGGCAGGTCCTGCTGCAGGCGCTATCACCCCAGTGCTGCAGCCTGAGTGAGAGGGAGCTGAGTTCTGTGCTGCAGCGCACTGAGGGCTTCTCAGTGTGGGAGCTGCTGCAGCTTAGCCAGCAGGCGCTGTCCTCAGCATCTTCCCCGACTGGGGCCATGCATGGCCTGCCCACAGCCTCCAAATCCCCAGCCTTCACAGACTTTGAGAATGCCTTCTGCAAGGTGCGCCCACACACCACCACAAAAGAACTGGACACTTGTATAGAGTGGAGCAAGATGTATAGCCACTGA